From the genome of Tenericutes bacterium MZ-XQ:
AATATATATGTCCATGGTCTCATCATCTCCTTTTATTTAGTGACTTGGACATCAACCGACCTTATTATACGCCTTTAAATGTAATTTTCAAGAAAATGTTACATTTTTTTCATAATAACGTTTTCATAAAAATCTATGCGGAAAATGCATAAAAAAAAGGAAGCTTTCGCTTCCTTAAATGGGTTGTGTTTCGATGATTGCATAATCTCCATCATCTCTTCTATAAACAACATTTGTTTTCTTGCTTTCTTGATCTAAAAACACATAAAAGTCATGTCCTGATAATTCCATTGCTGCTATCGCTTCTTCTGATGTCATTGGTCTTAAATCAATTTTTTTATTTTTAACAAGTTGAGCAGCTAAAATATCTTTTTCTAACTGTTCAGCATCAAACTCTTGACTATATGCTTGTTTAATACCTTCTTTTTCAAGATGATTCTTTAATTTATCTTTGTGTTTTCGAATTTGAGATACCAGTTTATCATTAGCTTTATCGATTGCAGCATACATATCTTCATCAGATACTTCAGCTCTTACAATCGTTTTTCCGGAAAAGACATTAACTTCAACTTTGTGATGATCTTTGTAAACTTTGCATACAACTCTAATTTCATCAACAACTTCTGGTCCAAAAAAGGATACGACCTTTTCAA
Proteins encoded in this window:
- a CDS encoding ribosomal subunit interface protein, whose amino-acid sequence is MKFEVLGKNGFNPTHAIKAYAQKRFEKVVSFFGPEVVDEIRVVCKVYKDHHKVEVNVFSGKTIVRAEVSDEDMYAAIDKANDKLVSQIRKHKDKLKNHLEKEGIKQAYSQEFDAEQLEKDILAAQLVKNKKIDLRPMTSEEAIAAMELSGHDFYVFLDQESKKTNVVYRRDDGDYAIIETQPI